From Cricetulus griseus strain 17A/GY chromosome 1 unlocalized genomic scaffold, alternate assembly CriGri-PICRH-1.0 chr1_0, whole genome shotgun sequence, a single genomic window includes:
- the LOC113833484 gene encoding prokineticin-1 codes for MMRGTVQVFIVLLLATASHCAVITGACDRDVQCGPGTCCAISLWLRGLRLCTPLGREGEECHPGSHKIPFFRKRQHHACPCSRSLLCSRFLDGRYRCSRDLKNVNF; via the exons ATGATGAGAGGTACCGTGCAAGTCTTCATTGTGCTCCTCTTAGCAACTGCGTCCCACTGTGCGGTGATCACAGGG GCCTGTGACCGAGATGTCCAGTGTGGGCCGGGCACATGCTGTGCTATCAGCCTGTGGCTGCGGGGGCTGCGGTTGTGCACCCCACTGGGGCGGGAAGGAGAGGAGTGCCACCCAGGAAGCCACAAG ATCCCTTTCTTTAGGAAAcgccagcaccatgcctgtcccTGCTCACGCAGCCTGCTGTGCTCCAGGTTTCTGGATGGCAGGTACCGCTGTTCCCGGGACTTGAAGAACGTCAACTTTTAG